The genomic stretch AAATTATATGTATCTTGTTTTAGAGCATTCATAATAGGGGCATCGATCGGCGCCCCAAACAGTGCCTGTTGCAATGGATAGGCCGAGCAGCGGTGCCAATCGTAGCGCCGAtctccattttcattttttatttttactgaaCAACCTTTAGTAATTTGATGACTTTCACCATTCAGTCTACAATATAAAAGACCTAGACTCGGTTACAATTTACCTTGAGAATTGCATATCATATTTGTGTTAGTTGGCTTAGGCTATATACAATATGATATGACAATTTGTTACATATTACGATATAGTTATGGttttctttattaaaaaaatagataaatttgtaaatgatatgagttttaatacataattggtaaagtaagagagagaggaaaaataTGGTGAAAGTActagtgttagtggattataGAGCCCACATTTAGGATGATATATAGAGTTAATATTGATTTAAAACTTTCCATTCTtagaattagtctaattttagtgaacggcctaaaatgataaaacttATCTATGTTtttggacggaggtagtatactattaaatcaaatactaatattatataataatactgAAATTCATTGTTATCAATAATACATATCCATTAACTCGTTCATTGACTTATACCttcaataatactccctccgtcccaacttaattgtcactcttttccatttcgatctgtcccaatttaattaacacacttcatttttaccacaaatagtaagtaggtctcacattccattaactcacactattcacattttattataaaactaataaaataaaatgggtctcacattccacaaacttttccaaccaacttttctttacatttcttaatacCCGTGCCCACTCCAAGAGTAACAATTAagttaggacggagggagtatattggtATGATGTCATATTAATAAAACATCTACAGTGAAATTATATGTATCTTGTTTTAGAGCATTCATAATAGGGGCATCGATCGGCGCCCCCAAACAGTGCCTGTTGCAATGGATAGGCCGAGCAGCGGTGCCAATCGTAGCGCCGAtctccattttcattttttatttttattttttctctaccTCTATATATACACCTCATTGCTCTCCATTTCATTCTCACCTCTAATTCTCTCCATTaaaaattttctctctctagcaATAGAATGAATCTCGATAGCAATTCCTTGAATATTGGCGAGTCCCAGTATCCCGACGGCGAGTCCTAGTTTCGAGGCGGCAGGTCCCAGTATCTCAGCGGCAGGGGGTCCCAATTCCCCGGCAGGAACCAATTTCCCGGGGACTACCCTCCGTTGCTCCCGTAAACTGTCTTGCGACCTCCTCGTCGTTGCGCTCGGATtggccaccaccaccactaagTACCACCGCCACCACTTGAAGTGTATTGGCCATCTTCCATGTACTTCGACCCATGCCGGACTCGATATCACTCATACACCTATAGATTTACCAAACCTTTTGATAAAATCATTATTTTGTAGTTTTTGATTAGTAGATGACGTATTTATTGATGAGTTTCATAGCGTGAATTATGATTTGAGTCAATTATACACCAATTGGTTGTTCGATAAGTTTGTTGAGTTTTGAAGGGAAAAAGGACTACAATTCTGATTAGGGTggttcggtacggtataccgtacatTGAGTGTCAGACCGTATACCGTTACCATATCgtgttttcggtataccgtacatcatttcggtataccgtacttttgcggtataccgaactgCGGTATGACATACCGTTATACCTGTTATACcggaaaaaaatttattatacccaaaatattcaaaaaaacaattctatttttttattttcgtatAATAaagaattctatttttaaattttagtataaatataacataaatatacatatagtatgtttatatatataataatcaatCGGTATActggtataccacggtataccgaagtGCAAGCATATATCGATGATTCGGTATACCATGGTATAGGAAATCtaataccgttaccgtaccgaatgTTTCAGTACGGTATGATATCGTACCGAAAACTACGGTATACAAAAAAATCGGtatttgaggtatttttttggtACGGTAAGTTCGGTATTCCGGTATTTTGGTATAACTTCCCACCCCTAATTCTGATACCTAAATAGCGTCTAATAGACATCAATCTCTTCATCTTCAAAAGATCTTCGTGTGAGTAACTTGCACGCCTCAATCAAAgttttgtagagaaagttatgctCGTCTTACAAAGACTGCGCACTGTCCAGAATGGTTGAGCGGCCTAGGTGACCCGTGCCACGTAGCCAAGCGGACCGTTTGGCTAGCCTATCGAGAATTCGTGACCAGAGGAATGGAGCGGTCCAAGTGGGTTCTTTCTATGACCCTACCCGAACGGGTGGCAAAGACggaaaaaatggaaaattgcCTTTTTGCAAAATTTTCAAACCCTAATCATATTTGGCAACTTGGTGCTCTATATGGTTTTTAGAGCATTCCCCACCATATACACATTCCATAGAGATAGAAATAGCCTGAGATTGAAGAATTGAAGAAAGGATTCCCCCAATCATTCCATAGAGTGTTGACGGAGCTTCCAATCGCGATTCATTCGATCAAGTCGATCAAGGGTGTAGTTAGTTTGGTTTTATCATATTTTCTTTCATTAATTTTATGACTCTTGTTATGAGTTAGTTCTATTGGGTAGATACGATGattcaaagttttggatgaaaatagaGATTTCTTGGATGATAAAGTCAATCACCGATGCTTAATGGCAAACTTATtacttgacaaaaaaaaaaagtcagATGTTTCCTTTATGGTTGGTTTAATCAGTCATTTTCTGGATAAGCCTTGGCAAATTCACTGAGATGTTGTCATTCGAATGGTTCAACATGCAAGAAATCTCCTGGGAAATGGAtgttatttaaaacaaaaattgaagGATTATCTAACGCTAATTATGCTGGTTCTAAGATTCATAGAAAGCCGACTTCTAGATATTGCACCTACTTGGGTGGATACTTGGTAATCTGGCGAAGTAAGAAACAACATAATGTTATGAGATCGTCTGCTGAGGCCGAGTTACAGCTATGACTCATACTGCCACTGAGATGATCGAAGTCAAGAATCTATTTGTAGAATTGTAGTTCACTTTCAATGAACCTTAACCTATGCATTTTGATAACAAAGCTGCAATCTACATTGCAAATAATCCGATTTTTCATGAGATGACTAAACATATTGAAATTGATTGTCAATTTATTTGAAAGTGTGTTTTGAATCAGACGTTTGCCACTCATTTTACTTCATCGTCTAACTAGATTGCTGATATCCTCACAAAACATTTTCCTATGAAACTTGTCTTTGAACTTTGTACCAAACCCGATATGAACAATATATATGCTCCAGCTTAAGGGAGAGTGTTATATACTTCATTAGTATATGTATTTCATCCCACATGGTTATGTGATATAGTCTAGCTTAATATCTTGTACTATATGTACGTGAGTTATGCTGACTAATGAGATACATCTACTACATCTCTGGTACTATATGTATGCGAGTTATGCTGACTAATGAGATACATCTACTACTTTTCTCTGACATGTCTATACTGTTTCACATGtctctatattttattattctataAAAGCAATATTGATTGTGCTTAGATTGATTTAAGAGTAGAGTGTTCAAAGTCTTAGACCAATATCTTAAATTTGAATATACAGTGAcataaattttgtatttatattCAATTGCCTAAAAAAAATTGTAGAAGCTCGTATTTTTCATAGAGTTAATTTAGCccttatacaataaatttatattcaattGCCTATAAAGCAAAATATAGAAGCTCGTAATTTTTCATAGAGTTAATTTTAGCCCATACACATTAACACAATAATTTAACGCAATTTTAACAACACAAAACATAACGGTATGcctctagcctataaatagttATAAGAGTTTTCATTTTACTAATGTTGGGTTCCATTAAAATAAACAGAGACTTCACTTCATATCTCATATCAATAACTTGTTTTACTTGTCCATATTCTAATTTGAGATAGTTGTGGTCGCCTTTTCACAATATCAgccaaaagatgctaaattatTACATCCAATCACTCCAAACACTCTGTAAATTGCACACTAAAACTGATTGTACATTGTATGTAAGGATAGGCTTATCTTTAAAGAATAATGACTTACATGTATAACAactaagtaaaaaaaaagaaaataaaaaaagaaaattgtaattaattaataagaAACACGAAGTGGTATAAAATACTAGTTTTTCCTTATTTATCGGAATGAATTTGGATCATATTCTGGTCATTAGCAGACTTGAGTTGCTCTTCCAATCTGGCGTTCAATCTTTGGTCAATCCAATTGATGACGTCGGAGTATACGATGTCTTGATTTTCCGGCAGCTCGCCGTACGACAAGGAGTGCCACATGCCGGGGTACAGCTTGACGGTCTTGTCCGTGGTGCGTGCCATTTCGTGCAGTGTCTTGCTCACCGACGGGTCCGTCACCTTATCTTCTTGTCCGTGCAACACAATGAACGGCAACGAAACCTGCATTTATTTTCATTAGGTCCAAATTACTACATCCGTCCAGTATTAGCTGTCACATTTACTTTTATGccctcgttttgtaaaaatgataataaatagttatagtgtggaaatagtaaagtaagagagtgaataatgtaaagaagactcttctctaccttattctctctcttattttactatttctcaactttaactatttattatcattttttcaaaatgaatgcaaaaaagtaaatgtgacgGTTAATGCGGGACGGATGTAGTAATATTTACGTGGTAGACCATTAGTTTTGAGTTATATAGATACTACAATTAAGTGGTCCCTTTTTGGAAAAGTtgaagataaaattaatggtaaCAATAGAAAtgggaaaaatgagacaaagcCAAACCTCATCAAGTCTTTTTTCCAAATCCACGCTGGCTGTATAGAGTTGGTAGCTAGATTGTAATCGAGGTCGGCCTTTGTATGTGTAAGGGTTGGACCTAACCTGTGCATAATAATATATACATAATTAATCAtatatattcattaattaatatatttttttataaattatacatACCTCTTGTCTAACTTGTGGGTCCCTGAAGGCAATGTCGATTATATCTGGAGTTGGAGTAAGTTTCCAAGTGGGGATGATGCGAGCCAAAGCGGTCAAAATAGTTATAACCACAGGGCTTGGTTTCATCTCCTCAGCTATCTGCGTTTATAGTCGGTAAGAGATTTTAGGAATTATTGGTTAATGTGGTtaattgaagaaagaaataattagtataagtattaaatggagagagaatgagaaaagtgtgtcatcttagttggaaTGAAGGAATATTAGTTTATCAAAATAGAACGACACCCTTGGCAGGATAGAGAAggactttgttttttttttcttcattctctcttacaaaataaaatattagataTTTTTGTACAACTTGGGATGAAACTCAAATTCGGAGGAGAATTTAGAAAGTATTTAATAAACCATATTTTGATTTATGTAAATTGGTGACATTCCAAACAAATAAAGTTAAGATTTGGagtctaaaataaaaaaaaagtggtgGAAATTGTGTGTTAGGATGCAagaagaaaaatcaaaattgagaGTAATACCTTGCACATGGGGGCAACGAGGACGGCACCATCCCAAAATTCAGGCATTTTTCTATGCAAGCGTAGGACCATCGCACCTCCCATTGATTCCCCCATTAATATCCTCAGCTTTCTCCTATTCTCTTTCTTCTCTGCAT from Salvia splendens isolate huo1 chromosome 4, SspV2, whole genome shotgun sequence encodes the following:
- the LOC121801458 gene encoding caffeoylshikimate esterase-like; translated protein: MDIEKSNNVNVMYEEKFIVSRRGVKLFSCRWAPADREAKALVFLCHGYAMECSISMRGCADRLVKAGYEVHGIDCEGHGKSSGLLGLINSFDDLVDDLSEHFTNISEKKENRRKLRILMGESMGGAMVLRLHRKMPEFWDGAVLVAPMCKIAEEMKPSPVVITILTALARIIPTWKLTPTPDIIDIAFRDPQVRQEVRSNPYTYKGRPRLQSSYQLYTASVDLEKRLDEVSLPFIVLHGQEDKVTDPSVSKTLHEMARTTDKTVKLYPGMWHSLSYGELPENQDIVYSDVINWIDQRLNARLEEQLKSANDQNMIQIHSDK